Proteins co-encoded in one Microbacterium hydrocarbonoxydans genomic window:
- a CDS encoding ABC transporter permease gives MTISLPPAQGPSAASGEVVDTVAVGQAGLKEGPGGFWKDVFRRLRRNPTAWIGAGIVLLFVLVSVLAPVIAPYPETALPGAKYITPTHIPGPGELAEFPLGLDRFGGDVLSKLIWGAQASLLIGVISTALGLVGGMILGLLAGTFGGWVDTLIMRVVDIILSVPNLLLAVSIAAILGQTPFAVMIAIGASQVPIFARLLRASMLQQRSSDYVLSAQTLGLGRGQITMSHVLPNAIGPVIVQGTLTLATAVIDAAALSFLGLGGGRPETAEWGRMLTYAQAELAIAPWLAFLPGICIAVTALGFTLFGEALREAMDPRTRAR, from the coding sequence ATGACCATCTCGCTCCCACCCGCACAGGGCCCATCGGCGGCGAGCGGCGAGGTCGTCGACACCGTCGCCGTCGGCCAGGCAGGCCTCAAAGAAGGACCCGGCGGGTTCTGGAAGGATGTCTTCCGTCGCCTGCGTCGCAACCCCACCGCCTGGATCGGCGCGGGCATCGTCCTGCTGTTCGTCCTGGTGTCGGTGCTCGCGCCCGTGATCGCGCCGTATCCCGAGACGGCCCTGCCCGGCGCGAAGTACATCACGCCGACGCACATCCCCGGTCCCGGGGAGCTGGCGGAGTTCCCGCTCGGTCTCGACCGCTTCGGTGGAGACGTGCTCTCCAAGCTCATCTGGGGTGCACAGGCGTCCCTGCTGATCGGCGTCATCTCGACCGCTCTCGGGCTCGTCGGAGGAATGATCCTCGGACTCCTCGCCGGCACCTTCGGCGGGTGGGTCGACACGCTCATCATGCGGGTCGTCGACATCATCCTGTCGGTGCCGAACCTGCTGCTGGCGGTCTCGATCGCCGCGATCCTGGGTCAGACCCCGTTCGCGGTGATGATCGCGATCGGCGCATCGCAGGTACCGATCTTCGCCCGCCTCCTGCGGGCGTCGATGCTGCAGCAGCGGTCGAGCGACTACGTGCTCTCGGCGCAGACGCTGGGTCTCGGTCGCGGGCAGATCACCATGTCGCACGTGCTGCCCAACGCGATCGGACCGGTCATCGTGCAGGGCACGCTGACGCTCGCCACGGCGGTCATCGACGCGGCCGCGCTGTCGTTCCTCGGACTCGGCGGCGGTCGCCCCGAGACGGCCGAGTGGGGCCGGATGCTCACCTATGCTCAGGCGGAACTCGCCATCGCGCCGTGGCTGGCATTCCTGCCCGGTATCTGCATCGCGGTCACCGCGCTCGGCTTCACCCTGTTCGGTGAGGCCCTTCGCGAGGCCATGGACCCGAGGACGAGAGCACGATGA